The sequence below is a genomic window from Anopheles cruzii chromosome 3, idAnoCruzAS_RS32_06, whole genome shotgun sequence.
TGAGCGTGCCGAGAGGTCGAGGATGGTTTTTGGCCACGGCGCCATTTCGGTGTATTGTGAAACCTTATCTCGCCGCTCAgcgttgtgtttgtttccgCGTCGCGttttcaagccattactaCCAAGTACGTGCCGTGCCGCACCGTATCGGATGCTGGCCCTCTGAGTACATGGCGCACCACGACGTGCCTTGAAAGGTGCCACCGACACGTCCTTTTATTGTCTCCATAAGGTGCGGACTCGCGATCGAGTTAACATTCAGAACACTCTCGAcgcgttcggttcgttaaTGGCCACTTGTGTGGAGATGAATACGGACGACGCTTTCGGTTTCATGGCGTCACACTCTCGCGGGTGATGATGCTTTATTGATAGTGGCGCATTATCACCGCCATTGTCGGCGCGCGTTATCACGGCGCTCCGGAATTTAGTCCGCGGACAGACAAACACCGATCGTGGCCTCCGATTTATGATTTGAAGCTCCTCCCGGAGTGTTTGTCCCGGTTCGACGATAGTGTTGGTGACGGTgcgggaattgtttatcaacAAAAGTGCACCGTAATCAAACTCTACGAATGACGTGGTCGAATCGTGAGCTTAGTCGTGGTCCTAGGCCATAGCAGCCACTGTTTGAAATGTTAGACGATGTGGTCAAGGCAGAGTGTAGTTGGGCGGCAGTGAGCCACTTCCTTTGCCAAGAATGCTGGCGATCGTTGCTCTCGTTCTGATATTCTCTTACGACGCAGCAGCCAGAGCGTGACTTGGGCTCGCCGTTGGCGTGAAACGGCATTAAATGATGTTTGAGCGGCACGCTgttggcagcagcatccacaATGAACTTGAATTAGTGCATCAATGAAGATCGCCAAGACGATCGTTTAGCTCTAGCCATCGAGTCTGGTGGACGATGCTACATTCTTTGTCGAGAATCGGTGGTTATCGTACTTCGAGTGTCATCTTCCGCGGGCCAAATGAcactttctttgttttatttagaGACCATACCCGTTTCATCTTTATGGCTAGGCTTTCAAGCTAAAGTTACCCTAGAATTGTGTTAAACCTCCGCATTTAAGAGCGTCATAAAGTCGCATATCAGTGTCAGAGGAGATACACGATAGCGCCATACCGTGTAAACGGGTTGTAGCAGGAAGAACGTGTCGTATTGCATTTCCGATGGACATTTTCACGTGCGTCCCGCCGCCTCTCCACACGGACCAATTTCCTGACACCGAGTGTCACGTGGCGTTTGGCGCAAATGTCACGAGTTTGGACCACGGAGAACGCTCTGTAACCGGTGTGTATTTTACTGTTGGCGCACGAACGAAATTGCGGCGCCGCTACCAGGAAGTTTGTAGTGCGTCCAAAATTGCGCGGAAATCGTGTGCGTTATCATCGTTCCCGGAACGGTTCGAGTTAGAGTAGTTTGTGTTCTGCTTTTGGAGCTCCGCCACGGTTCCGTCCTGTCCACTTCGAAACATATCGGGAACCGAACGAGAGTGCTGTTGGCATTTGTTATCGTTCGGCGCTCGCTTTCATGAACTGGCTGGTCCACCCGTTCTTAAGCCGGTCCCATGAAAAGAATGCGGACGGTGGACtaaatttgtttgcttgtttgcattttttaaaattcatttcccGCCGCCAGCCGTAGTGCGCCGTAGCTAAAGTGTGCCACAACCGGTTCCTTTCATTTCGCGATACGAAGGTTTCAATTTCTTCGACCCGCGGCCCCGCGGAGAAGCTGTGTTCGGGGCGCCCATTCGTTTGCGTCAGTGTGTGGACCTAGTGAACGGTGTTAATTGTTGcgggacgacggcgacaactTTGCCTTCCAACGccatggtggccaccgggtgtTCGGCCATCGCACGACTTCAGTTTGGGTAGAACCGCAAAAGCTTGGGAAGGCAAACGAGTTTGGGCCTTTCGAAAGTTCGGTACAAGCGAAACACGGGTGTTATGTTGTTTGCCGAACGGTTACCGCTGGCCGGTCTGAGCGCATTTCCCGCGATCGATGTTCATGGTGGTGCACCTGTATCTGGTTGCGTTTTGCTACGTCAAATGGCAGCTCTCGATGAAGCTGATCAGCGTGCTTGCGGAGCGTATTAAAAGGATGCGCAAGCTCACCGTTCTGCTGACGTTCTGCTGGGTAGCTCTGATCTCGCAGATCGTGGCCATCTCGAACCTGTACCATGATGGGTAAGTTTctcggcaccggaagtgtAAGTGCCACTTGACCGGTTCGTGGCCCCGCCTTCATCGGATGGAAGTGTTGGATTCCCAAACCTccctggccactggccactccTCGACGAAAGAGtcgcgtttgttttgccacGCAAAACGACACCTattaggctgttcaataagttcgtatggtcgatacgaaaaacatatttttaaggtttgaaatacactttattattcagaaTGGGGCCTTCCTGAATATCAATCTGGAtaatctggaagggcttcaaaaaacgcttccgcagctgttatgacttcataatttgatgaaaaacacttttcacgcatgattttttttggctctgaaaacagatggaagtcactaggggccaaatcttcGCTAAGAACTTTAGTTAATggatttttgcaatttttaaaatgttcttgtgacattttcactttcattagGCCTAGAATGTTATAACAATAATCagcatttattgttttatcagttttcaAGTAATCCATACAAAAAGTTCCTTTCGcgtcccaaaaaactgatgctaacacccTTTTGGCCCACTTCTAGACGAGAACCCGTGTCGGAGCCGAAGAATCAGGTCCGCACCACTCCCTAGCCTCTTGTTTGGATTCAgaatcatggtgatagacccaagtctcatccacggtgatgattcaatgcatAAAATCCATTTtgtcctttcgaaaaagctctaaatgttaTCCAGAAAGTTGCATTTGAATgcgtttttcttccatttttagcgcatgtggcacccattttgcaaacagcttttaggactccaaaacttcagtcaatatattggttatactgctcaatgagatggcttgGCCTTATAGTAAATCTCTTCAAGTGattcaacgattttccaatacgatatcctgtatttttttacgatttcgggtgttgtgtctgttttttgacgtttttgacatggatcgtcttgaaggctagtacgaccacgtttaaactcagaaacgcccttttaatgtactaattgaaggtgaagagtccttatacactttcgacatttgttcataattttcctttgcttttaaaccctccaaaactaaaaattcaatcactggCTAGTAAATAAGggctaaatggcttgtaaaaaaaattaggtgaccgattgaaatgaaacttctcatacgttcatatgaagagtgtaccaatatgacaaaaaaattacGCTCGTAGCAGTGTCCTTTGTGCCCCTggaccatacgaacttattgaacgcATTAGTATGGCTTCGGCCGGttgaacaaaaataacaacaaagtTCAAAATACGTTCAAAATTAGACGGCGATCCGCCTCACGACGCAAACCTTGTCAGAAACCATTAGCCGGCCTTGACTCACCGCGTCGTGTGCTGCCTTCCGCAagttgcgttttgttttggtgccGCACAATTGGCGCCGGTGATAATTATGCTCTAGTCCGGAGGGCGTTTGTTCTGCAAATGACCCAAAATAGAATTGTCATCCTTGAAATAATTCCGTACCGACACTTGCAGTGCATTGAGGAAAGCGTGTTCTCACGTGCTAATGCCATTATCATGGCGCAGTAAGCGTGACCGTCTGAGGAATGCCGATGTAAATAATACCGTGTACCGTGTAAGCGAATTCTTGTTCCGCAAGGTGGCTCCCGGACTTGTCACGTGTGGGTCGCGTGTCACGTGCAAGCGGAACTCACTTTCGTTTTACCAAACCATCCCCTCCCCGTTGGACGATTCAATTCTTTGACCCTCCGAAATACACGGTTGATAGATCACGAGAGCGaaagccggcagccggcggtcTCGGAAGGTCGTTTTGGTCTTGGATCACAGGATATGGCATTTGTTCAACGGGGAGTTTGATTCCGCCATAAGTCGTGGCGTGCGCGAACCGGCTTATGTTTCCTTCAGAAGGAACGGAATCTTTCTCGGGATGTTTCTCAAgacgttcgtttgtttttcgctggAAGTCTGAAATCAATTATTGTATAACTTACCTTTCTCTTTGTCTCCGTTTTGTCACCGTAGGTTACAAGACATTCCAGGCCCACAATCGGTCGTTACGCTGGTGGACCATCAGCGTCGCGAGCTGAGCAGTATCGAGAACAAGCTGGAGGAGAATCTGGAGGCCACACTCAAAAACTTGTCTCACAACATTCACCCCGTTCCGGTGCCACAGACCGTCGTtccgccgctgctgcagcacggTGAATCGGAACAGCTTCGGGAGCTTCCAACCGAGGCCAGCAATCGAACACTCGAACAGGCGAACGGGACCGAAGCATCCGATGACGACGGTAGTAATCGAACACAGGAGCAACCAAGTTTGGTGTTAGTTCCCGTCGATGGCGGAACGCATGTACCTTTCGCCCCAGATGACGCCTTTCATGATGGCAGCGATGTGGCATCGGATGGCGAACAAGTCCCACCGGACGGTTCCGATAGTTCCGGGGTGGGTGAAGCTGGCAGTGAAGCACTCAAAGCCCACGAGGTGAATCTCACCGAGGAGAACCCGATGCCGGTGTTTAGCGAGTGGGCCGAAAAGCAGATGGCCGAAGCGGAAAAGAAGCTCGGGGAGGTGGTAAACGCTTCGGCGATGAGAAAGGCCACAAAACCGACCGGCAGCAAGACCGGCGGGCCGTTGAAGCCTCGGGCAAAAAACTATGCCGCCCCTGAGTGTGGGGCGAAGATTATCGCCTCGAACCCGGAGGCGCAGAGTACGGGCTCGGTGCTGACGGCTCCGAAGGACGAGTACCTTCTGAATCCGTGCACGAGCAAAATCTGGTTCGTGGTGGAACTCTGCGAACCGGTGCAGGCGGAGCGCATCGAGTTGGCAAACTTTGAGCTGTTTTCGTCCTCACCGAAGGACTTTAGCGTGTCGGTCAGCAATCGGTTTCCGACACGCGACTGGGCCAACGTCGGGCAGTTTACGGCGAAAGATGAGCGCGACGTACAGAACTTCCGGCTGCATCCGCATCTGTTCGGAAAGTTTGTCCGGGTCGAGATTCTGTCGCACTACAATCAGGAGCATTTTTGTCCCGTCTCACTGTTCCGCGTGTACGGTACGTCGGAGTTTGAGGCGTTCGAAACCGACAACACTCCGGTGCTaccggatgacgacgacgacgagcagggCGATGAGTTCATCGAACCGACGGATGTGACTGAAGATGATTCCGTTCCTGTCGAAGGGCAAGCGGGGTCCCCACCGATCCCGAGTGTCAATCGTGCCGACGAGCGGGATGTTGAAACAGGAACACAACCGTCGGGAACAATGGAAAGACAACGAACTGTAACGTGGCCCGGCAAACACGATAaggacaccgaccgaccggagggGAAGCCCCGCAACCCAAACAACATTCTAAAATCGGCCGGCGAAGTTGTGTTGAACATGGTGAAAAAAGCGGCCGAAGTGCTCGGCAAATCGGGCCCCGAAACCAATGCTTCCTCGAGCCCCGGTTCACCCACGGGCACGACGGTACGGGATGTGGTCCtcccgacaccggcaccgaccggtAATTGCTTTACCCTAGCTTATACGATACGTTGCGTTAACTGTAGCGACCATTTTCGGGCTCGACTCGAGTCCACGATGAATTGCAAACACAATCTTCTGACTAGTCTGCTAGGTGTGGCGCCAATCGGACACTCGTTCGATCGGGCGCAGCATTTTCTATGTGCCAACGTGTTAGGATTTAActtgccaccggcggcgggctTCGGAGCCGAGGAAGAAGAGGTGTGTTTAAACATGAGCTACAGCGTTTTGAATCTGCTTCCGGACTGGCTGGTGGCCAGTTTCTGCAATATGGTTGCGTTCGATCGCAAACTACTACAAACAGTCAGCGGTAGCGCGCCAAGTGCCGCCGTGGATGCCGTCGAAGAAGATTCACCGAAGGATCGCGCCCTGGCTGGAGACAACCCGTACAGCGAGGCCAGCGGATCGTTGAAAGGGGATTTGGAAAAGGGAGAAGTGCCAcctcaacagcagcaccaccagtcGGCTGGCACCGAGCAGTCGGTGGTAGAAAAGCACGAACCGATCGCCAAAGATCGCGATCGACCAGACTCGCGAGACGGCGGCGGGGAGGAACCCAAAGCATCGTCACACGAAGAGCCCGAGAAAGATGATGTCAATATGTTCAACATCGCATCGGAAACGCCTAAGGTCGGCGACGAAGGACAATCGAGTACGGGTGAGGGAGATGACGGGCCATCAGTCGCCGGACAGCAGGAGCTACAGGAAAAGGAGGATGCTGGCACGACGCCTGGTCCCTGGGATACTGGGATGGATGACGGTGCGACAGGAACGGGTCCATCAGGGAGTGGAAGGGAGGGAACACTGGAAGGAACTTTCCACTTGCCCGCAACGGTCGCACCCACCGGTCCGGCCAAAGTGCAACCTGAAAGCGTTTTCCTACGGCTTTCGAATCGCATTAAGGTAGGTTTCACCGTTGCCATTTTAGAATGCCCTTTTGTAAACGTGTCCTTTCCTTTCCCCCCGTAGGCTCTCGAGCGAAACATGAGCCTGTCGGGCCAATACCTGGAGGAACTAAGCCGACGCTACCGGAAGCAGGTGGAGGAGCTGCAACACTCGTACGCCAAAACGTTGCACGAGATTGAGGAACAGAATCGTCGTACGCGCGAAAGTGAGGCGAGCCTCCGGGAGGTGAACGATCAGTTGCGACAAGATTTGGCCCATTTCCGCGCCACGGTCATCGAGTGGCGCAATGTAGCGTTTGCGGTCACGGTTACCATCATGGTGATGCTGTTGGCACTGCTTGCTCTGGTGCGCTCACTGATCGTTAGCGGACGTGCCACGCATCGGGCGACAATCCCACAACCGGCACCGATTCCACAAAGTGTACTGGACCTTGAGCTGGCCCAGGTTGGGCTAGACGCCAAGCCAATTCGTGGACGGATGCtgcgaagaaaatcgatcgatgggaTGCCCGTAGCCAGCAGCAACtgtgctgttggtgctggtggtggttccggaaGTGGTTCCGGTGTCATGCTGATCCACGACGAATCGCTCTCGGGAGGTGCTCCGCTTTCTCCGGCCCGGTTGCGTCAGAAGCGTCCGAGTGAAGAAGCGCTCAACATTAGCGGAACGTACGTAAATTTGCTGATAGACGATGATGTCGAGAAGCCACTAGGGCAGCGTTCGTCTGCGATCGTGCCGGTTGCTAGTGCTCCGACCGGCACCGAACGGAAGAAAGGTAAACATAAGCATCGTAAAGTGTCCGCTCCGTCAATGATGACCGGGTCCTCGACACCGGTGAGTGATGGCACCGTCCTTCGACACGAACTTCCGCGACGTTCCATTTCGATGCTGGAGCCACATGATCGCGGGGATCATAACGGTGGTGGGCCAAGGGAACCGCCAGAGGTTGACGGTAATCGCATCGAAGAGTTGCCGTTGCTGGAGGATAACGACGAGTTTATCATTCCTACCGCGAGCGATCTTTCGTACGATGAGTTTATGCCCGGGGCTCCGCCGGGTAAAGCGGAGCCAGTGGCAAATGGCGGCAAAGCCGAAGACGgtgcagtggtggtggtggaattGGCCGATCTTAGCGAACAACCAGGGGGCGCTTTGGAGTCAAAGCGGTTGTCCAAAACACGTCGCTTGTCCTCGCCAGCAT
It includes:
- the LOC128275006 gene encoding uncharacterized protein LOC128275006, with protein sequence MKPSLCYTYCTLFLVFLVSSCTLFIIVASDALKPTIDKSERQHDLHPPDARTVSNPGDPVAGENSANAASFTETSSEVAGRKAALRGRPNTVLHTESSAVHSNAKITKPLKRPSHGRREKNTPKKDILIEKPNLHGEPPDLKDVIFLETISKNVGITNSGLQDIPGPQSVVTLVDHQRRELSSIENKLEENLEATLKNLSHNIHPVPVPQTVVPPLLQHGESEQLRELPTEASNRTLEQANGTEASDDDGSNRTQEQPSLVLVPVDGGTHVPFAPDDAFHDGSDVASDGEQVPPDGSDSSGVGEAGSEALKAHEVNLTEENPMPVFSEWAEKQMAEAEKKLGEVVNASAMRKATKPTGSKTGGPLKPRAKNYAAPECGAKIIASNPEAQSTGSVLTAPKDEYLLNPCTSKIWFVVELCEPVQAERIELANFELFSSSPKDFSVSVSNRFPTRDWANVGQFTAKDERDVQNFRLHPHLFGKFVRVEILSHYNQEHFCPVSLFRVYGTSEFEAFETDNTPVLPDDDDDEQGDEFIEPTDVTEDDSVPVEGQAGSPPIPSVNRADERDVETGTQPSGTMERQRTVTWPGKHDKDTDRPEGKPRNPNNILKSAGEVVLNMVKKAAEVLGKSGPETNASSSPGSPTGTTVRDVVLPTPAPTGNCFTLAYTIRCVNCSDHFRARLESTMNCKHNLLTSLLGVAPIGHSFDRAQHFLCANVLGFNLPPAAGFGAEEEEVCLNMSYSVLNLLPDWLVASFCNMVAFDRKLLQTVSGSAPSAAVDAVEEDSPKDRALAGDNPYSEASGSLKGDLEKGEVPPQQQHHQSAGTEQSVVEKHEPIAKDRDRPDSRDGGGEEPKASSHEEPEKDDVNMFNIASETPKVGDEGQSSTGEGDDGPSVAGQQELQEKEDAGTTPGPWDTGMDDGATGTGPSGSGREGTLEGTFHLPATVAPTGPAKVQPESVFLRLSNRIKALERNMSLSGQYLEELSRRYRKQVEELQHSYAKTLHEIEEQNRRTRESEASLREVNDQLRQDLAHFRATVIEWRNVAFAVTVTIMVMLLALLALVRSLIVSGRATHRATIPQPAPIPQSVLDLELAQVGLDAKPIRGRMLRRKSIDGMPVASSNCAVGAGGGSGSGSGVMLIHDESLSGGAPLSPARLRQKRPSEEALNISGTYVNLLIDDDVEKPLGQRSSAIVPVASAPTGTERKKGKHKHRKVSAPSMMTGSSTPVSDGTVLRHELPRRSISMLEPHDRGDHNGGGPREPPEVDGNRIEELPLLEDNDEFIIPTASDLSYDEFMPGAPPGKAEPVANGGKAEDGAVVVVELADLSEQPGGALESKRLSKTRRLSSPAFFKSSILRASIGKKRSSKTSSVSSSSEDGRRSSKKSTNSSHSAGSSSHTSSSSNSSNISSHNTTVSSEGSATKQASESGKLTGNGISSPVGWEWYRLKQKKNGISPPSSSQDAQQQPTSSPGRLKGRAESLDESVYNGSTDSRKLSVSFNGELPPVNGGGLDRKASGSRGSIRRLFRRVF